The following proteins come from a genomic window of Ferrovibrio sp. MS7:
- a CDS encoding Y-family DNA polymerase, translating to MKPAWAESSLNWLYIDFNSYFASVEQQEQPRLRGRPVVVSPVMTDTTSAIAASYEAKAYGIRTGTPIWEAKRRCPGILIVPARHDMYSRYHHRILKEIDRHIPVAKVGSIDEMACELMGREKLKSEAVALAGRIKAGLRQNIGEYVRCSIGIAPNAFLAKVAGDLKKPDGLTVLEAADLPGPLFNLKPRDLPGIGANMEQRLLDAGIDSLPALWDLGPREARRIWGSIGGEMFWRELRGEAVHRAAEGRHSVSHSHVLPPSLRPEYMAQGVARRLAAKAATRVRRIGCAARLLHLSVRFDDRAHEKWSADFRLTETQDSFVILDAVDRLWQRMVAESQADQGRRLRKVGVALTDLVPETEITGDLFGGGSGFEADPALSEKRVKLAKAIDKLNAKYTRDTVHIGPLPGQRKGKKPETDFMGAKIAFNRIPDEAEFKE from the coding sequence ATGAAACCGGCCTGGGCGGAGTCGAGCCTCAACTGGCTCTATATCGACTTCAACAGCTACTTCGCCAGCGTGGAGCAGCAGGAGCAGCCGCGCCTGCGCGGTCGCCCGGTGGTGGTCTCGCCGGTGATGACCGACACCACCTCGGCCATCGCCGCCAGCTATGAGGCCAAGGCCTATGGCATCCGCACCGGCACGCCGATCTGGGAGGCCAAGCGGCGCTGCCCCGGCATCCTGATCGTGCCGGCGCGACACGACATGTATTCCCGCTACCACCACCGCATCCTGAAGGAGATCGACCGCCATATCCCGGTGGCCAAGGTCGGCTCCATCGACGAGATGGCCTGCGAGTTGATGGGGCGCGAGAAACTGAAATCGGAAGCCGTGGCCCTGGCTGGGCGGATCAAGGCCGGCCTGCGCCAGAATATCGGCGAATATGTGCGCTGCTCCATCGGCATCGCACCGAATGCCTTCCTCGCCAAGGTGGCCGGCGACCTGAAGAAGCCGGATGGCCTCACCGTGCTGGAAGCCGCCGACCTGCCCGGGCCGCTGTTCAATCTGAAACCGCGCGACTTGCCCGGCATCGGCGCCAACATGGAGCAGCGGCTGCTGGATGCCGGTATCGACAGCCTGCCGGCCTTGTGGGATCTGGGGCCGCGCGAGGCACGCCGCATCTGGGGCAGCATCGGCGGCGAGATGTTCTGGCGCGAATTGCGCGGCGAGGCGGTGCACCGCGCCGCCGAGGGTCGCCACAGCGTCAGCCACAGCCATGTGCTGCCGCCCTCGCTGCGGCCGGAATACATGGCGCAGGGCGTGGCGCGGCGGCTGGCGGCGAAAGCCGCGACCCGGGTGCGGCGCATCGGCTGTGCCGCACGCCTGCTGCATCTCTCGGTGCGCTTCGATGACCGCGCGCATGAGAAATGGTCGGCCGATTTCCGCCTCACCGAAACCCAGGACAGCTTCGTGATCCTGGATGCGGTGGACCGCCTGTGGCAGCGCATGGTGGCCGAAAGCCAGGCCGATCAGGGCCGCCGCCTGCGCAAGGTGGGCGTGGCGCTGACCGATCTGGTGCCGGAGACGGAAATCACCGGCGACCTGTTCGGCGGCGGCAGCGGCTTCGAGGCCGATCCGGCCTTGAGCGAGAAGCGCGTGAAACTGGCCAAGGCAATCGACAAGCTGAACGCCAAATATACCCGCGACACGGTGCATATCGGCCCGCTGCCGGGTCAGCGCAAGGGCAAGAAACCGGAAACCGATTTCATGGGCGCCAAGATCGCCTTCAACCGGATTCCGGACGAGGCCGAATTCAAGGAATGA
- a CDS encoding IS1595 family transposase, giving the protein MTDLTNPIFTDETAARLHLERIRWPNGVVSCPYCGVVGNAKALGGKSMGDGWYHCPDCRKKFTVRVGSVYERSHIPLHKWVLATHLLCASKKGMSAHQLHRMLGVTYKSAWFMAHRIRESMIEAPTGPLGGGGKIVEADETFIGQNRDTYSNEKGWQKQRSGAGMKKIVSLVERGGKARSIKVENLRYNEIKELLVKNLAQDSTLMTDEARHYIHAGKHFEKHETILHSKKEYARGKVSTNTVEGFFSIFKRGMKGVYQQCGEQHLHRYLVEFDFRYNNRIALEISDNERRDLALLGSQGKRLTYRRTNGAAA; this is encoded by the coding sequence ATGACCGACCTGACCAATCCCATCTTTACCGACGAAACCGCCGCCCGGCTGCACCTGGAACGCATCCGCTGGCCGAACGGGGTGGTTAGCTGCCCCTATTGCGGCGTTGTGGGCAATGCCAAGGCTTTGGGTGGCAAGAGCATGGGCGATGGTTGGTATCACTGCCCGGACTGCCGCAAGAAGTTCACTGTCCGCGTCGGCAGCGTGTACGAGCGCAGCCATATCCCGTTGCACAAGTGGGTACTGGCAACCCACCTGCTTTGCGCTTCCAAAAAGGGTATGAGCGCCCACCAGCTTCATCGCATGCTGGGCGTTACCTACAAGTCGGCTTGGTTCATGGCCCATCGCATCCGCGAGTCCATGATTGAAGCCCCGACCGGCCCGCTGGGTGGTGGTGGCAAGATTGTGGAAGCCGATGAAACCTTTATCGGGCAGAACCGCGATACCTACAGCAACGAAAAGGGCTGGCAGAAGCAACGCAGCGGCGCCGGCATGAAGAAAATTGTTTCACTGGTGGAGCGTGGCGGTAAGGCTCGCTCGATCAAGGTTGAAAATCTGCGCTACAACGAGATTAAGGAATTGCTGGTCAAGAACTTGGCCCAGGACAGCACCCTTATGACCGATGAAGCGCGCCACTATATCCATGCCGGCAAGCATTTTGAGAAGCACGAAACCATTCTGCATTCCAAGAAGGAATATGCGCGCGGTAAGGTTTCGACCAACACCGTGGAAGGCTTCTTCTCCATCTTTAAGCGCGGCATGAAGGGCGTTTATCAGCAGTGCGGGGAGCAGCACCTGCACCGCTACCTTGTCGAATTTGACTTCCGTTATAACAACCGTATCGCGCTGGAAATCAGCGACAACGAACGCCGCGATCTTGCGCTTCTGGGCTCCCAAGGCAAGCGCCTGACCTATCGGCGGACTAACGGCGCTGCCGCCTAA
- a CDS encoding ABC transporter ATP-binding protein, with the protein MQDSTSSAFVTLDKVSLVYQQAETSTLAVEDLSLGIKKGEFVAVVGPSGCGKSTLMKLVTGLMPTTKGAITIEGKPVNGPTPGVGMAFQNSTLLPWRSTIDNVMLPLEIVKPHKHQLRRERDRYVARAMNLLRTVSLHEFADKFPWQLSGGMQQRANVCRAIIHDPSLLMLDEPFGALDAFTREELWGVMQKLWMERQFTAILITHDLREAVFLADRVFVMSKRPGRIVYEREVDIPRPRTLDTTFEPYFGQIVHELRERIVEVKHS; encoded by the coding sequence ATGCAGGACAGCACCAGCTCTGCCTTCGTCACCCTCGACAAGGTCTCCCTCGTCTACCAGCAGGCGGAAACTTCCACCCTGGCGGTTGAGGACCTCTCGCTTGGCATCAAGAAGGGCGAATTCGTTGCCGTGGTCGGCCCGTCGGGCTGCGGCAAGTCCACCCTGATGAAGCTGGTCACCGGCCTGATGCCGACGACCAAGGGCGCCATCACCATCGAAGGCAAGCCGGTGAACGGCCCGACGCCCGGCGTCGGCATGGCCTTCCAGAATTCCACCCTGCTGCCCTGGCGCTCCACCATCGACAACGTGATGCTGCCGCTGGAGATCGTGAAGCCGCACAAGCACCAGCTCCGCCGCGAGCGCGACCGCTATGTCGCCCGCGCCATGAACCTGCTGCGCACCGTTTCCTTGCATGAATTCGCCGACAAATTCCCCTGGCAGCTTTCCGGCGGCATGCAGCAGCGCGCCAATGTCTGCCGCGCCATCATCCACGATCCCAGCCTGCTGATGCTGGACGAGCCGTTCGGCGCGCTCGATGCCTTCACCCGCGAGGAATTGTGGGGCGTGATGCAGAAGCTGTGGATGGAGCGCCAGTTCACCGCCATCCTGATCACCCATGACCTGCGCGAAGCCGTGTTCCTCGCCGACCGCGTTTTCGTGATGAGCAAGCGGCCAGGCCGCATCGTCTATGAGCGCGAGGTGGATATCCCGCGTCCGCGCACGCTGGACACTACCTTCGAGCCGTATTTCGGCCAGATCGTGCATGAACTGCGCGAGCGCATCGTGGAGGTCAAGCACTCATGA
- a CDS encoding ABC transporter permease has translation MNREKIILRLMPWAVTIGLFVIWEVACLVTGVAEFVLPAPTKVWEATVKFAPQILHHSLQTLYTTTAGFVLAVVGGMLLGVFIGASKLVYTGLYPVLVGFNSIPKVAIVPVLVIWFGIGTIPAIITAFVISFFPIVVNVATGLATIEPELRDVLRCLGATRTEILFKIGIPRAMPYLFASLKIAITLAFVGSVIAETVASNEGIGYLMLSASSSYNVPLVFAGLVVVGIMGVLMYAVAAAFERRMTGWAFRGSDLMT, from the coding sequence ATGAACCGCGAGAAGATCATTCTCCGCCTGATGCCGTGGGCCGTCACCATCGGCTTGTTCGTGATCTGGGAAGTCGCCTGCCTGGTCACCGGCGTAGCCGAATTCGTGCTGCCGGCGCCGACCAAGGTGTGGGAGGCGACAGTGAAATTCGCGCCGCAGATCCTGCATCATTCGCTGCAGACGCTTTATACCACCACTGCCGGCTTCGTGCTGGCCGTGGTCGGCGGCATGCTGCTTGGGGTGTTCATCGGTGCGTCCAAGCTGGTCTATACCGGACTCTATCCGGTGCTGGTCGGCTTCAACTCGATCCCAAAGGTGGCGATCGTGCCGGTGCTGGTGATCTGGTTCGGCATCGGCACCATTCCGGCCATCATCACGGCCTTTGTCATTTCCTTCTTTCCCATCGTGGTGAACGTGGCCACCGGCCTTGCCACCATCGAACCGGAATTGCGCGACGTGCTGCGCTGCCTTGGCGCCACGCGCACGGAAATCCTGTTCAAGATCGGTATTCCGCGCGCCATGCCCTACCTGTTCGCCTCGCTCAAGATCGCCATCACCCTGGCTTTCGTCGGTTCCGTGATCGCGGAAACCGTGGCGTCGAACGAGGGCATCGGCTACCTGATGCTGTCTGCTTCTTCCAGCTACAATGTGCCGCTGGTCTTTGCAGGCCTGGTGGTTGTCGGTATCATGGGCGTGCTGATGTATGCCGTTGCTGCGGCTTTCGAACGCCGGATGACCGGCTGGGCGTTCCGTGGCAGCGATCTGATGACCTGA
- the xdhA gene encoding xanthine dehydrogenase small subunit: MPETVRFLLRGEVVTVGPELPHTTTVLDYLRLSQRLCGTKEGCAEGDCGACTVAVAELDGDKLRHRAVNSCIQLVGQLDGKALITVEDLAEGDMLHPVQQAMVDCHGSQCGFCTPGFVMSLFAHYKSGMPTDNDSLCDTLAGNLCRCTGYRPILEAGQNMGQGEVGAPDKFSILEADWIAKLKAMQRSEGLRQETPAGRFLAPISLDELMTLLRGVDWDDTWVLGGGTDVGLWITKQHRRIGTILHLGKIAALKRVEILPDEVSIGASVTYTEAMPAIAALHADFAAMVRRLGSTQIRNAGTIGGNIANGSPIGDSMPPLIALGARLQLLSPAGERFLPLDEFFLGYRKTYLRPRGVVAKVIVPRPGPDSRFAVYKLSKRLDQDISAVLGAFHVVMDGDHIASARIAYGGMAAIPQRAHAAEQALLGQKLTVEAVEPAVAALAQDFTPLSDMRASARYRLLAAQNLLRKFAAEQQAGRPIRIEAAE; the protein is encoded by the coding sequence ATGCCGGAAACGGTACGCTTCCTGCTGCGTGGCGAGGTGGTGACAGTGGGGCCTGAATTGCCCCACACCACCACGGTCCTCGACTATCTAAGGCTCAGCCAGCGTCTTTGCGGCACCAAGGAAGGCTGTGCCGAGGGCGATTGCGGCGCCTGCACCGTGGCGGTGGCGGAACTCGACGGTGACAAGTTGCGCCATCGCGCCGTCAATAGCTGCATCCAGCTTGTCGGCCAGCTCGATGGCAAGGCCCTGATCACGGTCGAGGACCTCGCGGAAGGCGACATGCTGCATCCGGTGCAGCAAGCGATGGTCGATTGCCATGGCTCGCAATGCGGCTTCTGCACCCCGGGCTTCGTGATGAGCCTGTTCGCGCATTACAAGTCCGGCATGCCGACCGATAACGACAGCCTCTGCGATACGCTGGCCGGCAATCTCTGCCGCTGTACCGGCTATCGCCCGATTCTGGAAGCCGGTCAGAATATGGGCCAGGGTGAGGTCGGGGCACCGGATAAATTCTCCATCCTGGAAGCCGACTGGATTGCCAAGCTCAAGGCGATGCAGCGCAGCGAGGGCTTGCGCCAGGAGACGCCGGCTGGCCGCTTCCTGGCGCCGATCAGCCTGGATGAATTGATGACGCTGCTGCGCGGCGTCGACTGGGACGATACCTGGGTTTTGGGCGGCGGCACCGATGTCGGCCTGTGGATCACCAAGCAGCATCGCCGCATCGGCACTATCCTGCATCTCGGCAAGATCGCGGCACTCAAGCGGGTGGAGATTTTACCCGACGAAGTGAGCATCGGCGCCTCTGTCACCTACACCGAGGCGATGCCGGCAATTGCCGCGCTGCATGCCGATTTCGCCGCCATGGTGCGGCGCCTCGGCTCGACGCAGATCCGCAATGCCGGCACCATCGGCGGCAATATCGCCAATGGCTCGCCGATCGGCGACAGCATGCCGCCGCTGATCGCGCTGGGGGCGCGGCTGCAATTGCTCAGCCCGGCGGGCGAACGCTTCCTGCCGCTGGATGAATTCTTCCTCGGCTACCGCAAGACCTATCTGCGCCCGCGCGGCGTCGTCGCCAAGGTGATCGTGCCGCGTCCGGGGCCGGATTCGCGCTTCGCGGTCTACAAGCTGTCGAAACGGCTGGATCAGGATATCTCTGCCGTGCTTGGCGCTTTCCATGTCGTAATGGATGGCGACCATATCGCCTCGGCGCGCATTGCCTATGGCGGCATGGCAGCGATCCCGCAGCGGGCGCACGCCGCCGAGCAGGCTTTGCTGGGCCAGAAGCTGACCGTGGAAGCTGTGGAGCCCGCCGTTGCCGCCCTGGCGCAGGATTTCACGCCACTCAGCGACATGCGCGCCTCGGCACGCTACCGCCTGCTGGCGGCGCAGAATCTGTTGCGCAAATTCGCCGCCGAGCAACAGGCGGGCAGGCCGATCCGGATCGAGGCTGCAGAATGA
- the xdhB gene encoding xanthine dehydrogenase molybdopterin binding subunit, producing MTRVVAKPLKHDSAAKHVSGSARYIDDLPEPEGCLHGACHMAAITHGRIKSIDLSAARALPGVVDVITVADVPGDPDIAPVFPGDPVLALDTIEFHGQPVVAIVARDLQTARAAARLVKVEYEEWPPLLSVAEAIERQAWVGDPLTMRQGDAAAALARAPHRLKGEFNLGGQDHFYLEGQISLAQPSEDGDVHVWCSTQHPSEVQKLVARVLARPIHAVTVECRRMGGGFGGKETQAAQFACLAAIFATRTKRPVKFRLDRDEDMIATGKRHDFLVRYDVGFDDEGRILGYDVTLAGRGGSSPDLTNAVVDRAMFHADSSYFLPDVRITGLRCKTNTVSNTAFRGFGGPQGMAATEYVIDQIARYLKCDALDVRLRNLYGTTERNVTPYGQTIRDNILPELLAELIESSDYRRRRAEVDAFNAANPYLKKGLAIVPVKFGISFTTSFLNQAGALVLIYEDGSVQLNHGGTEMGQGLYIKVAQVVAEVLGLKPEAIRITATRTDKVPNTSATAASSGADLNGKAAEDAALILRGRLAEVAAAKFGVPAEAVVFADGMVSGGGKALPFAEIAHHAYLQRVPLSANGFYATPGLTFDRKAATGTPFYYFAYGAAVTEALIDTFTGEYRFPRADLLHDCGSSLNPAIDRGQVEGGYLQGLGWLTMEELWWDEKGRLRTHAPSTYKIPTARDLPADFRVQLVSGRANPADTIFRSKAVGEPPFLLGVSAWLALKDAVAAVGDHRLLPDLDAPATPERVLLAVEALRRKRAAMPEQAAAK from the coding sequence ATGACACGGGTGGTGGCCAAGCCGCTGAAGCATGACAGTGCCGCCAAGCATGTCTCGGGCAGCGCGCGCTATATCGACGATCTGCCGGAGCCGGAAGGCTGCCTGCATGGCGCCTGCCACATGGCGGCGATTACCCATGGCCGCATCAAGTCGATAGACCTCTCGGCGGCGCGCGCCCTGCCGGGGGTGGTCGATGTCATCACGGTCGCCGATGTGCCGGGCGATCCCGATATCGCGCCGGTATTTCCCGGCGACCCGGTGCTGGCATTGGACACAATCGAATTTCACGGCCAGCCGGTGGTGGCTATCGTTGCGCGGGACCTGCAGACGGCGCGGGCGGCGGCGCGGCTGGTGAAAGTGGAATACGAGGAATGGCCACCGCTGCTCTCGGTGGCCGAGGCCATCGAACGCCAGGCCTGGGTCGGCGATCCGCTGACCATGCGCCAGGGCGATGCAGCGGCGGCCCTGGCCCGCGCGCCGCATCGGCTTAAGGGCGAGTTCAATCTCGGCGGCCAGGATCATTTCTATCTCGAAGGCCAGATCAGCCTGGCGCAGCCATCCGAAGATGGCGATGTACATGTCTGGTGCTCGACGCAGCACCCCTCCGAAGTGCAGAAGCTGGTGGCGCGGGTGCTGGCGCGGCCGATCCATGCCGTCACCGTGGAATGCCGCCGCATGGGTGGCGGCTTCGGTGGCAAGGAAACCCAGGCGGCGCAATTCGCCTGCCTGGCGGCCATCTTCGCCACGCGCACGAAGCGGCCGGTGAAATTCCGCCTCGACCGCGACGAGGACATGATCGCCACCGGCAAGCGCCATGATTTCCTGGTGCGCTACGATGTCGGCTTCGACGACGAGGGCCGCATCCTCGGCTATGACGTGACGCTGGCCGGGCGCGGCGGTTCTTCGCCGGACCTGACCAATGCGGTGGTCGATCGCGCCATGTTCCATGCCGATTCCAGCTATTTCCTGCCCGATGTGCGCATCACCGGCCTGCGATGCAAGACCAACACGGTGTCGAACACCGCCTTCCGTGGCTTCGGTGGCCCGCAGGGCATGGCCGCCACCGAATACGTGATCGACCAGATCGCGCGCTATCTCAAATGCGATGCGCTGGATGTGCGGCTGCGTAATCTCTATGGCACGACAGAGCGAAACGTCACCCCCTACGGCCAGACGATCCGCGACAATATCCTGCCCGAGCTGCTGGCCGAACTGATCGAGTCTTCCGACTATCGCCGCCGCCGCGCCGAGGTCGATGCCTTCAATGCCGCCAATCCTTATCTCAAGAAGGGCCTGGCCATCGTGCCGGTGAAATTCGGCATTTCCTTCACCACCAGCTTCCTCAACCAGGCCGGCGCGCTGGTGCTGATCTACGAGGATGGCTCGGTGCAGCTCAATCATGGCGGCACCGAGATGGGGCAGGGGCTCTATATCAAGGTGGCGCAGGTGGTGGCGGAAGTGCTGGGCCTGAAACCGGAGGCCATCCGCATCACCGCCACGCGCACCGACAAGGTGCCGAACACTTCGGCCACGGCGGCTTCCTCGGGCGCCGATCTCAACGGCAAGGCCGCCGAGGATGCGGCGCTGATCCTGCGCGGGCGCCTGGCAGAGGTTGCGGCAGCGAAGTTCGGCGTGCCGGCGGAGGCGGTGGTCTTCGCCGATGGCATGGTCAGTGGCGGCGGCAAGGCGCTGCCTTTTGCCGAGATCGCGCATCATGCCTATCTGCAGCGGGTACCGCTTTCCGCCAATGGTTTCTACGCCACGCCGGGCCTGACTTTCGACCGCAAGGCTGCTACCGGTACGCCGTTCTATTACTTCGCCTATGGCGCGGCGGTGACCGAGGCGTTGATCGATACCTTCACCGGCGAATACCGCTTTCCGCGCGCCGACCTGCTGCATGATTGCGGCTCCAGCCTCAATCCGGCGATTGATCGCGGACAGGTCGAGGGCGGCTATCTGCAGGGCCTGGGCTGGCTGACCATGGAAGAATTGTGGTGGGACGAGAAGGGCCGGCTGCGCACCCATGCGCCCAGCACCTACAAGATTCCGACCGCGCGAGACCTGCCGGCGGATTTCCGCGTGCAGCTGGTTTCCGGCCGCGCCAATCCGGCTGATACAATCTTCCGTTCCAAGGCGGTGGGCGAGCCGCCCTTCCTGCTCGGCGTCTCGGCCTGGCTGGCGCTCAAGGATGCCGTTGCCGCCGTGGGCGATCATCGCCTGCTGCCCGATCTTGATGCGCCGGCAACGCCGGAGCGCGTGCTGCTGGCGGTGGAGGCGTTGCGCCGGAAGCGGGCAGCCATGCCGGAACAGGCGGCAGCGAAATGA
- the xdhC gene encoding xanthine dehydrogenase accessory protein XdhC: MSEWLNRLITLEQLNVPCVLVTVAAVDGSAPREAGAKMVVTVAESTGSIGGGELEFQAIQIARRMLKGRTEPALRRFPLGPALGQCCGGHVTLLFEPRRAENFTVALFGAGHVGRALANILGTLSCRVRWIDPRPDAFPDHVPQNIDVEVSPAPEREVAALPDGAWVIVMTHNHALDLGIVARALQEGRFGYVGLIGSDTKRARFEKRFRELGIAEDRIASLVCPIGISGITGKQPGEIAIAVAADILRRREALLAGLPLEEAEA; this comes from the coding sequence ATGAGCGAGTGGCTCAACCGGCTGATCACGCTGGAACAGCTCAACGTCCCCTGCGTGCTGGTGACGGTGGCGGCTGTGGATGGCTCGGCGCCGCGCGAGGCCGGCGCCAAGATGGTGGTGACGGTGGCGGAAAGCACCGGCAGCATCGGCGGCGGCGAACTGGAATTCCAGGCGATCCAGATCGCGCGCCGCATGCTGAAGGGCCGTACCGAGCCGGCGCTCCGCCGCTTTCCGCTAGGCCCCGCCCTGGGGCAATGCTGCGGCGGCCATGTCACCTTGTTGTTCGAGCCACGCCGGGCTGAGAATTTCACCGTTGCCCTGTTCGGCGCCGGCCATGTTGGCCGCGCGCTGGCGAATATCCTCGGCACCTTGTCCTGCCGGGTGCGCTGGATCGATCCGCGCCCCGATGCCTTCCCGGACCATGTGCCGCAGAATATCGATGTCGAGGTGTCGCCGGCGCCTGAGCGCGAGGTGGCGGCTCTGCCCGATGGCGCCTGGGTGATCGTGATGACCCATAACCATGCGCTTGATCTTGGCATCGTTGCCCGCGCCCTGCAGGAAGGCCGCTTCGGCTATGTCGGCCTGATCGGCTCGGATACCAAGCGGGCGCGGTTCGAGAAGCGGTTCCGCGAACTCGGCATCGCGGAAGACCGCATCGCCTCCCTGGTCTGCCCGATTGGCATTTCCGGCATCACCGGCAAGCAGCCGGGCGAAATCGCCATTGCCGTCGCCGCCGATATCCTGCGCCGCCGCGAGGCCCTGCTGGCCGGCCTGCCGCTGGAAGAGGCGGAAGCCTAG
- a CDS encoding NAD(P)H-dependent flavin oxidoreductase yields the protein MSVPALFKGRLSIPVIGSPMFIASTPDLVIAQCKAGIVGSFPALNARPKEVLEDWLKRIAGELGEYAAKHPDKPVAPFAVNQIAHHSNDRLMHDVEICVKHKVPMFITSLKAPVEVVQAAHSYGGIVMHDVINVRHARKAIEAGVDGLILVCAGAGGHAGTHSPFALVSEVRRFFKGPIALSGAISNGAQVLAAQAMGADFAYIGTRFLATNEASVVPEYKQMLIDSAAADIVYTSLFSGVHANYLKKSVAASGMDPENLPEADKSKMNFGTEGSSHKKVWRDIWSAGQGTGTIDEVLPVADLVARMRREYDAARAALAAGVAADQAAE from the coding sequence ATGTCCGTGCCCGCCTTGTTCAAGGGCCGTCTGTCGATCCCGGTGATCGGCTCGCCGATGTTCATTGCCTCGACACCCGACCTGGTGATCGCGCAATGCAAGGCCGGTATCGTCGGTTCTTTCCCGGCGCTGAATGCGCGGCCCAAGGAAGTGCTGGAAGACTGGCTGAAGCGCATTGCCGGCGAGCTTGGCGAGTATGCCGCCAAGCATCCGGACAAGCCGGTGGCGCCGTTTGCCGTGAACCAGATCGCGCATCACTCCAATGACCGGCTGATGCATGACGTGGAAATCTGCGTCAAGCACAAGGTGCCCATGTTCATCACCTCGCTGAAGGCGCCGGTGGAAGTGGTGCAGGCGGCGCATAGCTATGGCGGCATCGTGATGCATGATGTGATCAATGTGCGCCATGCCCGGAAGGCGATAGAGGCCGGCGTCGATGGCCTGATCCTGGTCTGCGCCGGGGCCGGCGGCCATGCCGGCACGCATTCGCCTTTCGCCCTGGTGTCTGAGGTCCGCCGCTTCTTCAAGGGGCCGATTGCACTCTCAGGTGCGATCTCGAATGGCGCCCAGGTGCTGGCGGCGCAGGCCATGGGTGCCGATTTCGCCTATATCGGCACCCGCTTCCTTGCCACCAACGAAGCCAGCGTGGTGCCGGAATACAAGCAGATGCTGATCGATAGCGCGGCGGCAGATATTGTCTACACCTCGCTGTTCTCCGGTGTGCATGCCAATTACCTGAAGAAGAGTGTCGCCGCTTCCGGCATGGACCCGGAAAATCTGCCCGAGGCCGACAAGAGCAAGATGAATTTCGGCACCGAGGGCAGCAGCCACAAGAAGGTGTGGCGCGATATCTGGAGCGCCGGCCAGGGCACTGGCACCATCGACGAGGTGCTGCCGGTGGCCGATCTGGTGGCGCGTATGCGGCGCGAATACGATGCCGCCCGCGCCGCCCTTGCCGCCGGCGTGGCGGCTGATCAGGCAGCGGAGTGA